The following proteins come from a genomic window of Panicum hallii strain FIL2 chromosome 8, PHallii_v3.1, whole genome shotgun sequence:
- the LOC112902397 gene encoding non-lysosomal glucosylceramidase isoform X5 — protein sequence MKKRIAKSGQGVPLGGIGAGSIGRSYTGNFQRWQLFPGTCEDKPVLANQFSAFISHQDGRKYSTVLHPGKPDLPKGSDISGIGSWDWNMTGQHSTYHALYPRAWTVYDGEPDPELNIVCRQISPIIPHNYQQSSYPAAVFTFTVTNSGHTAADVTLLFTWANSVGGKSDLTGYHSNSSMIEKDGVHGILLHHSRTADGQPPITFAIAAQEREDIHISECPYFVISGSSDGFTAKDMWNSVKEHGSFDHLDPIKTSMCSKPGSSIGAAIAASLKIAPKATQDVSFSLAWACPEVKFSSGKTYHRRYTKFYGTDVDSAASLAHDAILEHTSWERLIEDWQDPILQDKRFPAWYPVTLFNELYYLNAGGTIWTDGLPPIQSLTGIGGKKFSLDMLNDDDVNEMVQQNNTASDILNRMASVLERMHASIASNSAMGTTLLNGEENIGQFLYLEGIEYYMWNTYDVHFYASFSLVMLFPKLQLSVQRDFAAAVMMHDPEKLRILHDGKWAARKVLGAVPHDLGLYDPWFKVNAYTLYNTDRWKDLNPKFVLQVYRDVVATGDKSFARAVWPSVYMAMAYMEQFDKDKDGMIENEDFPDQTYDVWSMAGISAYCGGLWVAALQAASALAREVGDKASEKLFWDKYEKAKSVYSKLWNGSYFNYDDGDNKMSTSIHADQLAGQWYAKACGLCPIVDKDKAQSALEKIYSFNVMKFKDGTRGAMNGMWPDGTLDMSAMQSREIWPGVTYALAATMIQEGMVEQGFKTAEGIYHAAWSPEGLGYSFQTPEAWNNDGEYRSLCYMRPLAIWAIQWALSNPKLHNTPQTDIPQGSFPKTQISYARIAKLLQLPEDESSKSFVRVVYEILRSRFRS from the exons ATGAAAAAGCGAATTGCAAAATCCGGTCAGGGTGTTCCACTTGGTGGCATTGG TGCAGGAAGTATTGGAAGAAGCTACACAGGTAACTTCCAACGTTGGCAATTGTTTCCTGGAACTTGTGAAGATAAACCTGTACTGGCAAATCAATTTTCT GCCTTCATTTCCCACCAAGATGGTAGAAAATATTCCACAGTGTTGCATCCTGGGAAACCAGATTTACCGAA AGGAAGTGACATTTCAGGAATTGGATCCTGGGACTGGAATATGACTGGACAACATTCTACTTATCATGCACTTTACCCTAGGGCCTGGACAGTATATGATG GAGAACCTGATCCTGAGCTCAACATAGTATGCCGTCAGATTTCTCCTATCATTCCACACAATTATCAACAGAGCAGCTATCCAGCTGCAGTATTCACTTTCACA GTAACTAATTCAGGACATACAGCTGCTGATGTGACTTTGCTTTTTACATGGGCT AACTCTGTTGGTGGAAAGTCTGATCTCACGGGATATCATTCCAACTCCAGTATGAT AGAAAAGGATGGCGTTCATGGCATACTGTTACATCACAG CAGAACAGCAGATGGTCAACCACCTATAACTTTTGCAATAGCTGCACAGGAGAGAGAGGATATTCATATCTCTGAATGTCCTTACTTCGTAATATCTGGGAGCTCAGATGGATTCACAGCAAAAGATATGTGGAATTCTGTGAAAGAG CATGGATCTTTTGATCATCTTGATCCCATAAAAACTTCGATGTGCTCCAAGCCAGGATCGTCAATAGGGGCAGCTATTGCTGCTTCTCTTAAGATTGCTCCCAAGGCAACCCAGGATGTTTCATTTTCACTTGCATGGGCTTGTCCTGAAGTAAAGTTCTCCAGTGGGAAAACATATCATAG GCGTTACACCAAGTTTTATGGAACAGATGTTGATTCAGCAGCAAGCCTTGCTCATGATGCCATTCTTG AACATACTTCCTGGGAGAGGCTGATTGAGGACTGGCAGGATCCTATTTTGCAAGACAAGAGGTTCCCTGCATG GTATCCAGTTACACTTTTCAATGAACTATATTATCTTAATGCTGGAGGAACAATATGGACAG ATGGATTGCCGCCAATTCAAAGCTTGACAGGAATTGGTGGTAAAAAATTTTCTCTTGACATGTTAAACGATGATGATGTCAATGAGATGGTCCAACAGAATAATACTGCTTCTGACATTCTTAATAGAATGGCATCAGTACTTGAGAGGATGCATGCATCTATTGCATCGAATTCAGCTATGGGAACAACTTTGCTTAATGGTGAAGAGAACATTGGCCAATTTCTGTACCTTGAGGGCATTGAGTATTACATGTGGAACACATATGATGTCCACTTTTATGCATCATTTTCACTTGTCATGTTGTTTCCAAAACTTCAACTTAGTGTTCAGAGAGACTTTGCTGCTGCTGTCATGATGCATGATCCTGAAAAGCTCAGGATCTTGCATGATGGGAAATGGGCTGCAAGAAAAGTTCTTGGTGCTGTTCCTCATGATCTTGGGTTATATGACCCGTGGTTCAAAGTGAATGCATATACACTCTATAATACTGATcgctggaaagatttgaatccaaAGTTTGTGCTGCAAGTTTATAGAGATGTTGTGGCCACAGGGGATAAATCCTTTGCCCGAGCTGTTTGGCCATCAGTTTATATGGCAATGGCATATATGGAGCAATTTGACAAGGATAAAGATGGGATGATTGAAAATGAGGATTTCCCAGATCAAACATATGATGTGTGGTCGATGGCTGGTATAAGTGCGTACTGCGGTGGTCTTTGGGTTGCTGCTCTTCAGGCTGCATCAGCCTTAGCACGGGAAGTTGGTGACAAAGCTTCTGAAAAGCTTTTTTGGGACAAATATGAGAAGGCCAAGTCTGTCTATAGCAAGTTATGGAATGGTTCGTACTTCAATTATGATGATGGTGACAACAAAATGAGCACATCTATCCATGCAGATCAATTGGCTGGACAGTG GTATGCCAAAGCCTGTGGTCTCTGCCCAATTGTTGACAAGGATAAGGCACAAAGTGCATTAGAAAAGATATATTCTTTCAATGTGATGAAGTTTAAGGATGGTACAAGGGGAGCGATGAACGGGATGTGGCCAGATGGCACACTGGACATGTCTGCAATGCAGTCTAGGGAGATATGGCCAGGTGTGACATATGCACTAGCTGCGACCATGATTCAAGAAGGCATGGTAGAGCAGGGGTTTAAAACAGCTGAAGGGATCTATCATGCTGCCTGGTCTCCAGAAGGACTTGG ATACTCATTCCAAACTCCTGAAGCTTGGAACAATGACGGCGAGTACCGGTCCCTGTGCTACATGCGCCCGCTTGCCATATGGGCGATACAGTGGGCGCTGTCAAACCCGAAGCTCCACAATACTCCTCAGACAGATATACCCCAGGGTTCTTTCCCCAAGACCCAGATCTCTTATGCGCGAATCGCAAAGCTCCTGCAGTTGCCTGAAGACGAATCGTCAAAGAGCTTCGTTCGGGTGGTGTATGAGATCCTCCGGAGCAGGTTTAGGTCCTGA
- the LOC112902397 gene encoding non-lysosomal glucosylceramidase isoform X6 codes for MVENIPQCCILGNQIYRNLFKCRGSDISGIGSWDWNMTGQHSTYHALYPRAWTVYDGEPDPELNIVCRQISPIIPHNYQQSSYPAAVFTFTVTNSGHTAADVTLLFTWANSVGGKSDLTGYHSNSSMIEKDGVHGILLHHSRTADGQPPITFAIAAQEREDIHISECPYFVISGSSDGFTAKDMWNSVKEHGSFDHLDPIKTSMCSKPGSSIGAAIAASLKIAPKATQDVSFSLAWACPEVKFSSGKTYHRRYTKFYGTDVDSAASLAHDAILEHTSWERLIEDWQDPILQDKRFPAWYPVTLFNELYYLNAGGTIWTDGLPPIQSLTGIGGKKFSLDMLNDDDVNEMVQQNNTASDILNRMASVLERMHASIASNSAMGTTLLNGEENIGQFLYLEGIEYYMWNTYDVHFYASFSLVMLFPKLQLSVQRDFAAAVMMHDPEKLRILHDGKWAARKVLGAVPHDLGLYDPWFKVNAYTLYNTDRWKDLNPKFVLQVYRDVVATGDKSFARAVWPSVYMAMAYMEQFDKDKDGMIENEDFPDQTYDVWSMAGISAYCGGLWVAALQAASALAREVGDKASEKLFWDKYEKAKSVYSKLWNGSYFNYDDGDNKMSTSIHADQLAGQWYAKACGLCPIVDKDKAQSALEKIYSFNVMKFKDGTRGAMNGMWPDGTLDMSAMQSREIWPGVTYALAATMIQEGMVEQGFKTAEGIYHAAWSPEGLGYSFQTPEAWNNDGEYRSLCYMRPLAIWAIQWALSNPKLHNTPQTDIPQGSFPKTQISYARIAKLLQLPEDESSKSFVRVVYEILRSRFRS; via the exons ATGGTAGAAAATATTCCACAGTGTTGCATCCTGGGAAACCAGATTTACCGAA ACCTTTTTAAATGCAGAGGAAGTGACATTTCAGGAATTGGATCCTGGGACTGGAATATGACTGGACAACATTCTACTTATCATGCACTTTACCCTAGGGCCTGGACAGTATATGATG GAGAACCTGATCCTGAGCTCAACATAGTATGCCGTCAGATTTCTCCTATCATTCCACACAATTATCAACAGAGCAGCTATCCAGCTGCAGTATTCACTTTCACA GTAACTAATTCAGGACATACAGCTGCTGATGTGACTTTGCTTTTTACATGGGCT AACTCTGTTGGTGGAAAGTCTGATCTCACGGGATATCATTCCAACTCCAGTATGAT AGAAAAGGATGGCGTTCATGGCATACTGTTACATCACAG CAGAACAGCAGATGGTCAACCACCTATAACTTTTGCAATAGCTGCACAGGAGAGAGAGGATATTCATATCTCTGAATGTCCTTACTTCGTAATATCTGGGAGCTCAGATGGATTCACAGCAAAAGATATGTGGAATTCTGTGAAAGAG CATGGATCTTTTGATCATCTTGATCCCATAAAAACTTCGATGTGCTCCAAGCCAGGATCGTCAATAGGGGCAGCTATTGCTGCTTCTCTTAAGATTGCTCCCAAGGCAACCCAGGATGTTTCATTTTCACTTGCATGGGCTTGTCCTGAAGTAAAGTTCTCCAGTGGGAAAACATATCATAG GCGTTACACCAAGTTTTATGGAACAGATGTTGATTCAGCAGCAAGCCTTGCTCATGATGCCATTCTTG AACATACTTCCTGGGAGAGGCTGATTGAGGACTGGCAGGATCCTATTTTGCAAGACAAGAGGTTCCCTGCATG GTATCCAGTTACACTTTTCAATGAACTATATTATCTTAATGCTGGAGGAACAATATGGACAG ATGGATTGCCGCCAATTCAAAGCTTGACAGGAATTGGTGGTAAAAAATTTTCTCTTGACATGTTAAACGATGATGATGTCAATGAGATGGTCCAACAGAATAATACTGCTTCTGACATTCTTAATAGAATGGCATCAGTACTTGAGAGGATGCATGCATCTATTGCATCGAATTCAGCTATGGGAACAACTTTGCTTAATGGTGAAGAGAACATTGGCCAATTTCTGTACCTTGAGGGCATTGAGTATTACATGTGGAACACATATGATGTCCACTTTTATGCATCATTTTCACTTGTCATGTTGTTTCCAAAACTTCAACTTAGTGTTCAGAGAGACTTTGCTGCTGCTGTCATGATGCATGATCCTGAAAAGCTCAGGATCTTGCATGATGGGAAATGGGCTGCAAGAAAAGTTCTTGGTGCTGTTCCTCATGATCTTGGGTTATATGACCCGTGGTTCAAAGTGAATGCATATACACTCTATAATACTGATcgctggaaagatttgaatccaaAGTTTGTGCTGCAAGTTTATAGAGATGTTGTGGCCACAGGGGATAAATCCTTTGCCCGAGCTGTTTGGCCATCAGTTTATATGGCAATGGCATATATGGAGCAATTTGACAAGGATAAAGATGGGATGATTGAAAATGAGGATTTCCCAGATCAAACATATGATGTGTGGTCGATGGCTGGTATAAGTGCGTACTGCGGTGGTCTTTGGGTTGCTGCTCTTCAGGCTGCATCAGCCTTAGCACGGGAAGTTGGTGACAAAGCTTCTGAAAAGCTTTTTTGGGACAAATATGAGAAGGCCAAGTCTGTCTATAGCAAGTTATGGAATGGTTCGTACTTCAATTATGATGATGGTGACAACAAAATGAGCACATCTATCCATGCAGATCAATTGGCTGGACAGTG GTATGCCAAAGCCTGTGGTCTCTGCCCAATTGTTGACAAGGATAAGGCACAAAGTGCATTAGAAAAGATATATTCTTTCAATGTGATGAAGTTTAAGGATGGTACAAGGGGAGCGATGAACGGGATGTGGCCAGATGGCACACTGGACATGTCTGCAATGCAGTCTAGGGAGATATGGCCAGGTGTGACATATGCACTAGCTGCGACCATGATTCAAGAAGGCATGGTAGAGCAGGGGTTTAAAACAGCTGAAGGGATCTATCATGCTGCCTGGTCTCCAGAAGGACTTGG ATACTCATTCCAAACTCCTGAAGCTTGGAACAATGACGGCGAGTACCGGTCCCTGTGCTACATGCGCCCGCTTGCCATATGGGCGATACAGTGGGCGCTGTCAAACCCGAAGCTCCACAATACTCCTCAGACAGATATACCCCAGGGTTCTTTCCCCAAGACCCAGATCTCTTATGCGCGAATCGCAAAGCTCCTGCAGTTGCCTGAAGACGAATCGTCAAAGAGCTTCGTTCGGGTGGTGTATGAGATCCTCCGGAGCAGGTTTAGGTCCTGA
- the LOC112902397 gene encoding non-lysosomal glucosylceramidase isoform X7 — protein MVENIPQCCILGNQIYRRIGSWDWNMTGQHSTYHALYPRAWTVYDGEPDPELNIVCRQISPIIPHNYQQSSYPAAVFTFTVTNSGHTAADVTLLFTWANSVGGKSDLTGYHSNSSMIEKDGVHGILLHHSRTADGQPPITFAIAAQEREDIHISECPYFVISGSSDGFTAKDMWNSVKEHGSFDHLDPIKTSMCSKPGSSIGAAIAASLKIAPKATQDVSFSLAWACPEVKFSSGKTYHRRYTKFYGTDVDSAASLAHDAILEHTSWERLIEDWQDPILQDKRFPAWYPVTLFNELYYLNAGGTIWTDGLPPIQSLTGIGGKKFSLDMLNDDDVNEMVQQNNTASDILNRMASVLERMHASIASNSAMGTTLLNGEENIGQFLYLEGIEYYMWNTYDVHFYASFSLVMLFPKLQLSVQRDFAAAVMMHDPEKLRILHDGKWAARKVLGAVPHDLGLYDPWFKVNAYTLYNTDRWKDLNPKFVLQVYRDVVATGDKSFARAVWPSVYMAMAYMEQFDKDKDGMIENEDFPDQTYDVWSMAGISAYCGGLWVAALQAASALAREVGDKASEKLFWDKYEKAKSVYSKLWNGSYFNYDDGDNKMSTSIHADQLAGQWYAKACGLCPIVDKDKAQSALEKIYSFNVMKFKDGTRGAMNGMWPDGTLDMSAMQSREIWPGVTYALAATMIQEGMVEQGFKTAEGIYHAAWSPEGLGYSFQTPEAWNNDGEYRSLCYMRPLAIWAIQWALSNPKLHNTPQTDIPQGSFPKTQISYARIAKLLQLPEDESSKSFVRVVYEILRSRFRS, from the exons ATGGTAGAAAATATTCCACAGTGTTGCATCCTGGGAAACCAGATTTACCGAA GAATTGGATCCTGGGACTGGAATATGACTGGACAACATTCTACTTATCATGCACTTTACCCTAGGGCCTGGACAGTATATGATG GAGAACCTGATCCTGAGCTCAACATAGTATGCCGTCAGATTTCTCCTATCATTCCACACAATTATCAACAGAGCAGCTATCCAGCTGCAGTATTCACTTTCACA GTAACTAATTCAGGACATACAGCTGCTGATGTGACTTTGCTTTTTACATGGGCT AACTCTGTTGGTGGAAAGTCTGATCTCACGGGATATCATTCCAACTCCAGTATGAT AGAAAAGGATGGCGTTCATGGCATACTGTTACATCACAG CAGAACAGCAGATGGTCAACCACCTATAACTTTTGCAATAGCTGCACAGGAGAGAGAGGATATTCATATCTCTGAATGTCCTTACTTCGTAATATCTGGGAGCTCAGATGGATTCACAGCAAAAGATATGTGGAATTCTGTGAAAGAG CATGGATCTTTTGATCATCTTGATCCCATAAAAACTTCGATGTGCTCCAAGCCAGGATCGTCAATAGGGGCAGCTATTGCTGCTTCTCTTAAGATTGCTCCCAAGGCAACCCAGGATGTTTCATTTTCACTTGCATGGGCTTGTCCTGAAGTAAAGTTCTCCAGTGGGAAAACATATCATAG GCGTTACACCAAGTTTTATGGAACAGATGTTGATTCAGCAGCAAGCCTTGCTCATGATGCCATTCTTG AACATACTTCCTGGGAGAGGCTGATTGAGGACTGGCAGGATCCTATTTTGCAAGACAAGAGGTTCCCTGCATG GTATCCAGTTACACTTTTCAATGAACTATATTATCTTAATGCTGGAGGAACAATATGGACAG ATGGATTGCCGCCAATTCAAAGCTTGACAGGAATTGGTGGTAAAAAATTTTCTCTTGACATGTTAAACGATGATGATGTCAATGAGATGGTCCAACAGAATAATACTGCTTCTGACATTCTTAATAGAATGGCATCAGTACTTGAGAGGATGCATGCATCTATTGCATCGAATTCAGCTATGGGAACAACTTTGCTTAATGGTGAAGAGAACATTGGCCAATTTCTGTACCTTGAGGGCATTGAGTATTACATGTGGAACACATATGATGTCCACTTTTATGCATCATTTTCACTTGTCATGTTGTTTCCAAAACTTCAACTTAGTGTTCAGAGAGACTTTGCTGCTGCTGTCATGATGCATGATCCTGAAAAGCTCAGGATCTTGCATGATGGGAAATGGGCTGCAAGAAAAGTTCTTGGTGCTGTTCCTCATGATCTTGGGTTATATGACCCGTGGTTCAAAGTGAATGCATATACACTCTATAATACTGATcgctggaaagatttgaatccaaAGTTTGTGCTGCAAGTTTATAGAGATGTTGTGGCCACAGGGGATAAATCCTTTGCCCGAGCTGTTTGGCCATCAGTTTATATGGCAATGGCATATATGGAGCAATTTGACAAGGATAAAGATGGGATGATTGAAAATGAGGATTTCCCAGATCAAACATATGATGTGTGGTCGATGGCTGGTATAAGTGCGTACTGCGGTGGTCTTTGGGTTGCTGCTCTTCAGGCTGCATCAGCCTTAGCACGGGAAGTTGGTGACAAAGCTTCTGAAAAGCTTTTTTGGGACAAATATGAGAAGGCCAAGTCTGTCTATAGCAAGTTATGGAATGGTTCGTACTTCAATTATGATGATGGTGACAACAAAATGAGCACATCTATCCATGCAGATCAATTGGCTGGACAGTG GTATGCCAAAGCCTGTGGTCTCTGCCCAATTGTTGACAAGGATAAGGCACAAAGTGCATTAGAAAAGATATATTCTTTCAATGTGATGAAGTTTAAGGATGGTACAAGGGGAGCGATGAACGGGATGTGGCCAGATGGCACACTGGACATGTCTGCAATGCAGTCTAGGGAGATATGGCCAGGTGTGACATATGCACTAGCTGCGACCATGATTCAAGAAGGCATGGTAGAGCAGGGGTTTAAAACAGCTGAAGGGATCTATCATGCTGCCTGGTCTCCAGAAGGACTTGG ATACTCATTCCAAACTCCTGAAGCTTGGAACAATGACGGCGAGTACCGGTCCCTGTGCTACATGCGCCCGCTTGCCATATGGGCGATACAGTGGGCGCTGTCAAACCCGAAGCTCCACAATACTCCTCAGACAGATATACCCCAGGGTTCTTTCCCCAAGACCCAGATCTCTTATGCGCGAATCGCAAAGCTCCTGCAGTTGCCTGAAGACGAATCGTCAAAGAGCTTCGTTCGGGTGGTGTATGAGATCCTCCGGAGCAGGTTTAGGTCCTGA
- the LOC112902397 gene encoding non-lysosomal glucosylceramidase isoform X3 — protein sequence MVENGADEQPKGVSWNSPPAHVNGDEEKVYPGQLPVLTWKHKLTHVRHNLPSFRLTWREMRQLAGIGLRLGRHILEETSKGRTAVIDPMKKRIAKSGQGVPLGGIGAGSIGRSYTGNFQRWQLFPGTCEDKPVLANQFSAFISHQDGRKYSTVLHPGKPDLPKGSDISGIGSWDWNMTGQHSTYHALYPRAWTVYDEPDPELNIVCRQISPIIPHNYQQSSYPAAVFTFTVTNSGHTAADVTLLFTWANSVGGKSDLTGYHSNSSMIEKDGVHGILLHHSRTADGQPPITFAIAAQEREDIHISECPYFVISGSSDGFTAKDMWNSVKEHGSFDHLDPIKTSMCSKPGSSIGAAIAASLKIAPKATQDVSFSLAWACPEVKFSSGKTYHRRYTKFYGTDVDSAASLAHDAILEHTSWERLIEDWQDPILQDKRFPAWYPVTLFNELYYLNAGGTIWTDGLPPIQSLTGIGGKKFSLDMLNDDDVNEMVQQNNTASDILNRMASVLERMHASIASNSAMGTTLLNGEENIGQFLYLEGIEYYMWNTYDVHFYASFSLVMLFPKLQLSVQRDFAAAVMMHDPEKLRILHDGKWAARKVLGAVPHDLGLYDPWFKVNAYTLYNTDRWKDLNPKFVLQVYRDVVATGDKSFARAVWPSVYMAMAYMEQFDKDKDGMIENEDFPDQTYDVWSMAGISAYCGGLWVAALQAASALAREVGDKASEKLFWDKYEKAKSVYSKLWNGSYFNYDDGDNKMSTSIHADQLAGQWYAKACGLCPIVDKDKAQSALEKIYSFNVMKFKDGTRGAMNGMWPDGTLDMSAMQSREIWPGVTYALAATMIQEGMVEQGFKTAEGIYHAAWSPEGLGYSFQTPEAWNNDGEYRSLCYMRPLAIWAIQWALSNPKLHNTPQTDIPQGSFPKTQISYARIAKLLQLPEDESSKSFVRVVYEILRSRFRS from the exons ATGGTAGAGAATGGTGCGGATGAGCAACCAAAAGGGGTGTCTTGGAATAGTCCACCTGCTCATGTGAATGGTGATGAG GAAAAGGTTTATCCTGGACAGCTGCCAGTGTTGACCTGGAAACACAAGCTAACTCATGTTAGACATAATTTGCCATCATTCAGACTCACATGGAGAGAGATGAGGCAGCTG GCTGGCATTGGTCTTCGTCTTGGTCGACATATCCTTGAAGAAACTTCAAAAGGACGA ACTGCTGTTATTGATCCTATGAAAAAGCGAATTGCAAAATCCGGTCAGGGTGTTCCACTTGGTGGCATTGG TGCAGGAAGTATTGGAAGAAGCTACACAGGTAACTTCCAACGTTGGCAATTGTTTCCTGGAACTTGTGAAGATAAACCTGTACTGGCAAATCAATTTTCT GCCTTCATTTCCCACCAAGATGGTAGAAAATATTCCACAGTGTTGCATCCTGGGAAACCAGATTTACCGAA AGGAAGTGACATTTCAGGAATTGGATCCTGGGACTGGAATATGACTGGACAACATTCTACTTATCATGCACTTTACCCTAGGGCCTGGACAGTATATGATG AACCTGATCCTGAGCTCAACATAGTATGCCGTCAGATTTCTCCTATCATTCCACACAATTATCAACAGAGCAGCTATCCAGCTGCAGTATTCACTTTCACA GTAACTAATTCAGGACATACAGCTGCTGATGTGACTTTGCTTTTTACATGGGCT AACTCTGTTGGTGGAAAGTCTGATCTCACGGGATATCATTCCAACTCCAGTATGAT AGAAAAGGATGGCGTTCATGGCATACTGTTACATCACAG CAGAACAGCAGATGGTCAACCACCTATAACTTTTGCAATAGCTGCACAGGAGAGAGAGGATATTCATATCTCTGAATGTCCTTACTTCGTAATATCTGGGAGCTCAGATGGATTCACAGCAAAAGATATGTGGAATTCTGTGAAAGAG CATGGATCTTTTGATCATCTTGATCCCATAAAAACTTCGATGTGCTCCAAGCCAGGATCGTCAATAGGGGCAGCTATTGCTGCTTCTCTTAAGATTGCTCCCAAGGCAACCCAGGATGTTTCATTTTCACTTGCATGGGCTTGTCCTGAAGTAAAGTTCTCCAGTGGGAAAACATATCATAG GCGTTACACCAAGTTTTATGGAACAGATGTTGATTCAGCAGCAAGCCTTGCTCATGATGCCATTCTTG AACATACTTCCTGGGAGAGGCTGATTGAGGACTGGCAGGATCCTATTTTGCAAGACAAGAGGTTCCCTGCATG GTATCCAGTTACACTTTTCAATGAACTATATTATCTTAATGCTGGAGGAACAATATGGACAG ATGGATTGCCGCCAATTCAAAGCTTGACAGGAATTGGTGGTAAAAAATTTTCTCTTGACATGTTAAACGATGATGATGTCAATGAGATGGTCCAACAGAATAATACTGCTTCTGACATTCTTAATAGAATGGCATCAGTACTTGAGAGGATGCATGCATCTATTGCATCGAATTCAGCTATGGGAACAACTTTGCTTAATGGTGAAGAGAACATTGGCCAATTTCTGTACCTTGAGGGCATTGAGTATTACATGTGGAACACATATGATGTCCACTTTTATGCATCATTTTCACTTGTCATGTTGTTTCCAAAACTTCAACTTAGTGTTCAGAGAGACTTTGCTGCTGCTGTCATGATGCATGATCCTGAAAAGCTCAGGATCTTGCATGATGGGAAATGGGCTGCAAGAAAAGTTCTTGGTGCTGTTCCTCATGATCTTGGGTTATATGACCCGTGGTTCAAAGTGAATGCATATACACTCTATAATACTGATcgctggaaagatttgaatccaaAGTTTGTGCTGCAAGTTTATAGAGATGTTGTGGCCACAGGGGATAAATCCTTTGCCCGAGCTGTTTGGCCATCAGTTTATATGGCAATGGCATATATGGAGCAATTTGACAAGGATAAAGATGGGATGATTGAAAATGAGGATTTCCCAGATCAAACATATGATGTGTGGTCGATGGCTGGTATAAGTGCGTACTGCGGTGGTCTTTGGGTTGCTGCTCTTCAGGCTGCATCAGCCTTAGCACGGGAAGTTGGTGACAAAGCTTCTGAAAAGCTTTTTTGGGACAAATATGAGAAGGCCAAGTCTGTCTATAGCAAGTTATGGAATGGTTCGTACTTCAATTATGATGATGGTGACAACAAAATGAGCACATCTATCCATGCAGATCAATTGGCTGGACAGTG GTATGCCAAAGCCTGTGGTCTCTGCCCAATTGTTGACAAGGATAAGGCACAAAGTGCATTAGAAAAGATATATTCTTTCAATGTGATGAAGTTTAAGGATGGTACAAGGGGAGCGATGAACGGGATGTGGCCAGATGGCACACTGGACATGTCTGCAATGCAGTCTAGGGAGATATGGCCAGGTGTGACATATGCACTAGCTGCGACCATGATTCAAGAAGGCATGGTAGAGCAGGGGTTTAAAACAGCTGAAGGGATCTATCATGCTGCCTGGTCTCCAGAAGGACTTGG ATACTCATTCCAAACTCCTGAAGCTTGGAACAATGACGGCGAGTACCGGTCCCTGTGCTACATGCGCCCGCTTGCCATATGGGCGATACAGTGGGCGCTGTCAAACCCGAAGCTCCACAATACTCCTCAGACAGATATACCCCAGGGTTCTTTCCCCAAGACCCAGATCTCTTATGCGCGAATCGCAAAGCTCCTGCAGTTGCCTGAAGACGAATCGTCAAAGAGCTTCGTTCGGGTGGTGTATGAGATCCTCCGGAGCAGGTTTAGGTCCTGA